A window from Pseudomonas kribbensis encodes these proteins:
- the fkpB gene encoding FKBP-type peptidyl-prolyl cis-trans isomerase, with protein sequence MAEQRIGQNTEVTLHFALRLENGDTVDSTFDKAPATFKVGDGNLLPGFEAALFGFKAGDKRTLTIEPENAFGQPNPQNVQVIPRSQFADMELSPGLLVIFNDAANTELPGVVKEFDDAQVTVDFNHPLAGKTLTFDVEIFSVKAL encoded by the coding sequence TTGGCCGAGCAACGCATCGGCCAGAACACGGAAGTCACTTTGCATTTTGCATTGCGCCTGGAGAACGGCGACACGGTCGACAGCACCTTCGACAAGGCCCCGGCGACCTTCAAGGTCGGCGACGGCAACCTGCTGCCGGGTTTCGAAGCGGCGCTGTTCGGCTTCAAGGCGGGTGACAAGCGCACCCTGACCATCGAACCGGAAAATGCATTCGGTCAGCCGAACCCGCAGAACGTGCAGGTCATTCCACGTTCGCAGTTTGCGGACATGGAGCTGTCGCCGGGGCTGCTGGTGATCTTCAACGATGCGGCCAATACTGAGCTGCCGGGTGTGGTGAAAGAGTTCGACGACGCGCAAGTGACCGTCGATTTCAACCACCCGCTGGCCGGCAAGACGCTGACCTTTGACGTGGAAATCTTCTCCGTCAAAGCGCTGTAA
- the ispH gene encoding 4-hydroxy-3-methylbut-2-enyl diphosphate reductase — protein sequence MQIKLANPRGFCAGVDRAIEIVNRALEVFGPPIYVRHEVVHNKFVVEDLRSRGAIFVEELDQVPDDVIVIFSAHGVSQAVRTEAAGRGLKVFDATCPLVTKVHIEVAKYSRDGRECILIGHAGHPEVEGTMGQYDASNGGAIYLVEDEKDVAELQVHNPEKLAFVTQTTLSMDDTSRVIDALRTRFPAIGGPRKDDICYATQNRQDAVKQLADECDVVLVVGSPNSSNSNRLRELAERMATPAYLIDGAEDLQKSWFDGVERIGITAGASAPEVLVRGVIQQLQAWGATGADELAGREENITFSMPKELRVRSI from the coding sequence ATGCAAATCAAACTCGCCAACCCCCGTGGCTTCTGCGCCGGCGTGGACCGGGCGATCGAAATCGTCAACCGCGCCCTGGAAGTCTTCGGGCCGCCGATCTACGTGCGTCATGAAGTGGTGCACAACAAGTTCGTTGTCGAGGACCTGCGCAGTCGTGGCGCGATCTTCGTCGAAGAACTGGATCAGGTGCCGGACGACGTCATCGTGATCTTCAGTGCCCATGGCGTCTCGCAAGCCGTGCGTACCGAAGCCGCCGGTCGTGGCCTGAAAGTGTTCGACGCCACTTGCCCGCTGGTGACCAAGGTGCACATCGAAGTCGCCAAATACAGCCGCGACGGCCGTGAATGCATCCTGATCGGCCACGCCGGTCACCCAGAAGTCGAAGGCACCATGGGCCAGTACGACGCCAGCAACGGCGGCGCGATCTACCTCGTCGAAGACGAGAAAGATGTCGCCGAACTGCAGGTGCACAACCCTGAAAAACTGGCCTTCGTCACCCAGACCACCTTGTCGATGGACGACACCAGCCGGGTCATCGACGCCTTGCGCACACGTTTCCCTGCCATCGGCGGGCCGCGCAAGGACGACATCTGTTACGCCACACAAAACCGCCAGGACGCGGTCAAGCAACTGGCCGACGAATGCGACGTGGTGCTGGTGGTCGGCAGCCCGAACAGCTCCAACTCCAACCGCCTGCGCGAGCTGGCCGAGCGCATGGCCACGCCGGCGTACCTGATCGACGGTGCCGAAGACCTGCAAAAGAGCTGGTTCGATGGCGTCGAGCGCATCGGTATCACCGCCGGTGCCTCCGCGCCGGAAGTGCTGGTGCGTGGCGTGATCCAGCAGCTGCAGGCCTGGGGCGCCACCGGTGCCGACGAGCTGGCCGGGCGTGAAGAGAACATCACCTTCTCGATGCCTAAAGAGCTGCGCGTACGCTCGATCTGA
- a CDS encoding PilW family protein, with protein sequence MKRHNQGFGLIEMLIALALGLIIVLGVVQTFLAAKNTYVSQNSSAAMQEDARFVLSKMIQEIRMVGMFGCLGTITDASTSGDFNAAQITPISWDNTNLKLTLVTADVGSGGGTPTWTVVSDCRNSATAYSNLQTPAAGQIAFPIRRLVYSFSNNQILMGTGGGTPTQQVLVNNVSAFTVMFGLATSATDVSASTYSSNPGDPARIRSVRLTLTLTDPNNRVANQTFNVVAALRNRLQ encoded by the coding sequence ATGAAGCGGCATAACCAGGGTTTCGGCCTGATCGAAATGCTCATCGCCCTGGCGCTGGGGCTGATCATCGTGCTCGGTGTCGTACAGACCTTTCTCGCAGCGAAGAACACCTACGTCAGCCAGAACTCTTCGGCGGCCATGCAGGAGGACGCACGGTTCGTGTTGAGCAAGATGATCCAGGAAATTCGCATGGTCGGGATGTTCGGCTGCCTCGGGACCATCACCGACGCCAGCACCAGCGGTGATTTCAACGCCGCGCAGATCACGCCGATCAGTTGGGACAACACCAATCTAAAGCTGACACTGGTCACTGCCGACGTTGGTAGTGGCGGCGGAACTCCGACCTGGACGGTGGTTTCCGATTGCCGCAACAGCGCAACGGCCTACAGCAACCTGCAGACGCCGGCGGCCGGGCAAATCGCCTTCCCGATCCGTCGTCTGGTCTACAGCTTCAGCAACAACCAGATTCTGATGGGCACCGGTGGTGGAACGCCGACCCAGCAGGTATTGGTGAACAACGTCAGTGCCTTTACGGTGATGTTCGGACTCGCCACGTCGGCGACGGATGTCTCTGCTTCGACCTACAGCAGCAACCCCGGCGATCCTGCACGCATCCGCAGCGTACGCCTGACCCTGACCCTCACCGACCCGAACAACCGGGTCGCCAACCAGACCTTCAACGTGGTTGCCGCTCTGCGCAACCGCTTGCAGTGA
- a CDS encoding GspH/FimT family pseudopilin, giving the protein MPQQGFSLVELLMGLAIGAIVLSLVGPALTTLMESIHRQQVAESLMNGIRNARTQAITRNQSVVIHGIDGDWSRGWRIILDVSGKGAEDSSNPLLVEHASDGQVPIVGNWFVSRYIRFSSLGQPLMPGRAFQAGKLHICSTREPVSQLQLVLAATGRVRLVSEKAEQALCRKDKAVRSSVRAAL; this is encoded by the coding sequence ATGCCGCAACAGGGATTCAGTCTGGTCGAACTGCTCATGGGACTGGCGATCGGCGCAATTGTTCTGTCGCTGGTCGGCCCGGCGCTGACAACGCTGATGGAGTCAATCCATCGCCAACAAGTCGCAGAGTCGCTGATGAACGGGATACGCAATGCCCGAACCCAGGCGATCACGCGCAATCAGAGCGTCGTGATTCACGGCATCGACGGGGACTGGAGCCGGGGCTGGCGGATCATTCTGGATGTCAGTGGCAAGGGCGCGGAGGACAGCAGCAACCCGCTTCTGGTCGAGCACGCCAGTGATGGGCAAGTGCCCATTGTCGGCAACTGGTTTGTCAGTCGGTACATACGGTTCAGCAGTCTGGGGCAACCGCTGATGCCCGGGCGGGCGTTTCAGGCAGGAAAACTACACATCTGTTCGACCCGCGAACCGGTCAGCCAGCTTCAGCTGGTGCTGGCAGCAACCGGTCGCGTGCGCCTGGTCAGCGAAAAGGCTGAACAGGCGCTGTGTCGAAAGGATAAAGCGGTCAGATCGAGCGTACGCGCAGCTCTTTAG
- the pilV gene encoding type IV pilus modification protein PilV: MRAGSRVAQEGMSLIEILVALLVLTVGLLGAAAVQLNALKYTDSSRMTSQASFIAYDMMDRIRANSGADYTVTPPTSGNLSVTRDQDLYDFTTNIVNFGGPTATGSITLNQRVYTITINWSDSRAANTASAPNSFVLTSRATVDPVATP, translated from the coding sequence ATGAGGGCAGGGAGCAGAGTTGCACAGGAAGGCATGTCGCTGATCGAAATCCTCGTTGCGCTGCTGGTGCTGACGGTCGGGTTGCTGGGGGCGGCGGCAGTTCAGCTAAACGCGCTGAAATACACCGACAGCTCGCGGATGACCAGTCAGGCGAGTTTCATCGCCTACGACATGATGGATCGCATCCGCGCCAACTCCGGTGCCGACTACACCGTCACGCCGCCGACTTCGGGCAACCTGAGCGTTACCCGGGACCAGGATCTCTACGATTTCACCACCAACATCGTCAATTTCGGCGGGCCGACCGCCACCGGCAGCATCACCCTCAACCAGCGGGTGTACACCATCACCATCAACTGGAGTGATTCACGGGCTGCCAATACCGCCAGTGCGCCAAACAGTTTTGTTCTGACCAGCCGTGCCACGGTAGATCCGGTGGCCACGCCATGA
- a CDS encoding GspH/FimT family pseudopilin — MDHRTKGFTLIEVLVAVALVVILITMAVPAFTRSIQGSKADTEVGDLQRALNYARLEAIDRGTTIRLRPTAGGSVWTGELSVYDSTGTSANVLRVVPAMSSGATLTLTSGVTTLDFNNLGGLAAPSTAVVFSYTLGTQSRTLNVCLNGRIQSGGSCG; from the coding sequence ATGGATCATCGTACAAAAGGTTTCACGCTGATCGAGGTGCTGGTGGCGGTCGCATTGGTTGTGATCCTGATCACGATGGCCGTCCCGGCGTTTACCCGATCGATCCAGGGCAGCAAGGCCGACACCGAAGTCGGCGACCTGCAGCGGGCGCTCAACTATGCGCGACTGGAAGCCATCGATCGCGGGACCACCATCCGGTTGCGGCCGACTGCCGGGGGCAGCGTCTGGACGGGGGAGTTGTCGGTCTACGACAGTACTGGCACTTCGGCCAATGTATTGCGGGTTGTTCCAGCGATGAGCAGTGGCGCGACTCTGACGCTAACCTCAGGAGTAACCACGCTGGATTTCAATAATCTGGGTGGTCTGGCGGCACCGTCCACGGCGGTGGTGTTCAGTTATACGCTGGGAACCCAAAGCAGGACGCTGAACGTGTGTCTGAACGGACGAATTCAATCGGGTGGAAGCTGCGGATGA
- the lspA gene encoding signal peptidase II: protein MPNAVGRFGRLSWLWLSLLVLVIDQASKFYFEGKLEMYQQIVIIPDYFSWTLAYNTGAAFSFLADSSGWQRWLFALIAVVVSAVLVVWLKRLGRNETWLAIALALVLGGALGNLYDRIALGHVIDFILVHWQNRWYFPAFNFADSAITVGAVMLALDMFKSKKTGEAVHD from the coding sequence ATGCCTAATGCCGTTGGCCGTTTCGGACGGCTGAGCTGGCTCTGGTTGAGCTTGCTGGTCCTGGTCATCGACCAGGCCAGCAAGTTCTACTTCGAAGGCAAGCTCGAGATGTACCAGCAGATCGTGATCATTCCCGATTACTTCAGCTGGACCCTGGCCTACAACACTGGCGCGGCATTCAGCTTCCTGGCTGACAGCTCCGGCTGGCAGCGCTGGCTGTTCGCCCTGATCGCCGTGGTGGTCAGTGCGGTGCTGGTGGTCTGGCTCAAGCGCCTGGGCCGCAACGAAACCTGGCTGGCCATCGCGCTGGCGCTGGTGTTGGGCGGCGCGCTGGGCAATCTGTATGACCGCATTGCCCTGGGCCATGTGATCGACTTCATTCTGGTGCACTGGCAGAACCGCTGGTACTTCCCGGCGTTCAACTTCGCCGACAGCGCCATCACCGTTGGCGCGGTGATGCTGGCACTGGACATGTTCAAAAGTAAAAAAACCGGAGAAGCCGTTCATGACTGA
- a CDS encoding pilus assembly protein, which produces MRSTERRSGWRPWLAGFLAGLYLAAPAYAFTPSDSPLLSAAAVPPNVILLIDDSGSMNSIIYAAGFDPTVTRTPARQCNAVLGLCLSSTAITGDPVFLSSLPTSGCSGGAYAFYNNSLAPLCLKLPDPVGGGNTRYYGDYIAYVVGLAISNGTRDFTTGAIPNDYRINVARNVSTALVTSNRNLRFGLSTFNPATSSNPGNGGYIARSVSDLAPVSGSVTQAQADSNYNALITAISGLSAVANTPLAETYYEITRYMRGMTPYYNTTPSTYISPIQYRCQKNYGVVITDGLPTYDRTFPTNDPLGGSRLPNWDGINNDGNNLNGDNEGDTLYLDDIAKFAFDIDMRSTGVDAAGKSWSSPDFPKQNMNTYTVGFTAANDMLSDAANYGQGKYYQATDSAGLNTALSSALSDITSKAGSGGSGVTSATTLVSGSSYFQTSYDPRDWRGTIKSFGFTSSGTVNTSTVLWTTDTAIVPGATAPTYQSWNTLSNAAVTLAYGNFSAAQQTTLGQSLPSGISGSDLVEWSKGTNKTGLKVRSVLLGDIINSPLVLAAPTDKTASNLSGDTTYTSYLTTKAANMNANLVVNGNDGFVSVINPANGTRRYAYMPSSVLPSLRLIADPNYINGVSHKFLVDGQVGVYDAQFGTAWKTLAIGGTGAGGKTFYALQLFDASAGNILNALWEVSAPATASTANAFNDLGYAYARPEVARLADGRWAAFIANGYGSNSGVAALYVLDVRDGSLIKKIVIDSTETTNGLSSVKLKVNSQNVVQAAYGGDLKGRLWKFDLSATTTDSWGVAFSGKPLFTTAGGTTQPITAQPLLADNSLGGKQIFVGTGKFNETADKTNKDLQAFYSVWDADGGSGQLTVSSLQAQAITGVFSGSSGQFITTTQNDTTYPAEKGWYLPLVYNNVLTGERVINQASLVLGRIVFTTASVDTTDPCSSFGTGKLVELDAFSGKMLNYAVLDTNADGVVDTNDTISSGVVFSGGIPTLNAIVNGASRKIVNDSSGGITTLVEKSGGGSRRIMWRQIQ; this is translated from the coding sequence ATGCGAAGTACTGAACGACGCTCTGGCTGGCGGCCGTGGTTGGCGGGGTTTCTTGCGGGGTTGTATCTGGCCGCGCCGGCGTATGCGTTCACGCCGTCTGATTCGCCATTGCTCAGTGCCGCCGCCGTGCCGCCGAATGTCATCTTGCTGATCGACGACTCGGGCAGCATGAACAGCATTATTTACGCTGCGGGTTTCGATCCTACGGTCACCCGCACACCGGCCCGGCAGTGCAACGCGGTGCTGGGTTTGTGCCTGTCTTCGACGGCTATCACCGGCGATCCGGTGTTTCTGTCGAGCCTGCCGACCTCCGGCTGCTCCGGCGGTGCCTATGCGTTCTACAACAACAGCCTGGCGCCGTTGTGCCTTAAACTGCCGGACCCGGTCGGCGGCGGCAATACCCGGTATTACGGGGATTACATCGCCTACGTGGTCGGCCTCGCCATCAGCAACGGCACCCGTGATTTCACCACCGGGGCGATTCCCAACGACTACCGGATCAACGTCGCCCGCAACGTTTCCACCGCACTGGTGACCAGCAACCGTAACCTGCGTTTCGGCCTGTCGACATTCAACCCGGCCACCAGCAGCAACCCGGGCAACGGCGGCTACATCGCCCGGTCCGTCAGCGACCTGGCGCCGGTCAGCGGCAGCGTGACCCAGGCCCAGGCCGACAGTAACTACAACGCATTGATCACGGCGATCAGCGGCCTGAGCGCCGTGGCCAATACGCCCTTGGCGGAAACCTATTACGAAATCACCCGCTACATGCGCGGCATGACGCCCTACTACAACACCACGCCGAGCACCTACATCAGCCCGATCCAGTATCGTTGTCAGAAAAACTACGGGGTGGTGATTACCGACGGCCTGCCGACCTACGACCGCACGTTCCCCACCAACGACCCGCTGGGCGGTAGCCGATTGCCGAACTGGGACGGCATCAACAATGACGGCAACAACCTCAACGGCGATAACGAAGGTGACACGCTGTACCTGGACGACATCGCCAAGTTCGCCTTCGATATCGACATGCGCTCGACCGGAGTCGATGCGGCCGGCAAGAGCTGGAGTTCGCCGGACTTTCCCAAACAGAACATGAACACCTATACCGTCGGCTTCACCGCCGCCAATGACATGTTGTCGGACGCGGCGAACTATGGCCAGGGCAAGTATTACCAGGCCACCGACAGTGCCGGCCTCAACACGGCGTTGTCATCGGCATTGAGCGACATCACCTCCAAGGCCGGCTCCGGCGGCAGTGGCGTGACCAGCGCTACGACGCTGGTGAGCGGCAGCAGCTATTTCCAGACCAGTTACGATCCCCGGGACTGGCGCGGCACCATCAAGTCCTTCGGCTTTACCTCGAGCGGGACGGTCAACACCTCGACGGTGCTGTGGACGACCGACACCGCCATCGTCCCCGGCGCCACGGCACCGACCTATCAATCGTGGAATACCTTGAGCAACGCAGCGGTGACGCTGGCTTACGGCAATTTCTCTGCAGCGCAGCAGACAACGCTCGGCCAGAGCCTGCCCTCCGGCATCAGTGGCAGCGACCTGGTGGAGTGGAGCAAGGGCACCAACAAGACCGGGCTCAAGGTGCGCAGCGTATTGCTGGGCGACATCATCAACTCGCCGCTGGTGCTGGCCGCACCCACGGACAAGACCGCCTCCAACCTGTCGGGCGACACCACCTACACCAGTTACCTGACCACCAAGGCCGCAAACATGAATGCCAACCTGGTGGTGAACGGCAACGACGGTTTCGTCAGCGTCATCAACCCGGCCAACGGCACCCGGCGTTACGCCTACATGCCGTCGAGCGTGCTGCCGTCGTTGCGATTGATCGCCGACCCCAACTACATCAACGGCGTCAGCCACAAGTTTCTGGTGGACGGGCAGGTCGGTGTCTATGACGCGCAGTTCGGCACGGCCTGGAAGACCCTGGCCATCGGCGGCACCGGGGCCGGTGGCAAGACGTTCTATGCCTTGCAGTTGTTCGACGCCTCGGCGGGGAACATTCTCAATGCATTGTGGGAAGTGAGTGCACCGGCCACTGCCAGCACCGCGAACGCTTTCAATGATCTGGGTTATGCCTACGCCCGTCCGGAAGTGGCACGCTTGGCCGATGGTCGCTGGGCGGCTTTCATCGCCAATGGCTACGGCAGCAACTCGGGGGTGGCGGCGCTGTATGTGCTGGATGTACGCGACGGTTCGCTGATCAAAAAAATAGTTATCGACAGTACCGAGACCACCAACGGACTGTCGTCGGTGAAGCTCAAGGTCAATTCGCAGAACGTGGTGCAGGCCGCGTACGGTGGAGACTTGAAGGGGCGCCTGTGGAAATTCGACCTGAGCGCGACCACCACCGACAGCTGGGGCGTGGCGTTTTCCGGCAAACCGCTGTTCACCACGGCGGGTGGCACGACGCAACCGATCACGGCGCAGCCATTGCTGGCGGACAATTCATTGGGGGGCAAACAGATTTTTGTCGGTACCGGCAAATTCAACGAAACCGCCGACAAGACCAACAAGGATCTGCAAGCGTTCTATTCGGTGTGGGATGCCGATGGCGGTTCGGGGCAACTGACGGTCAGCAGTTTGCAGGCCCAGGCCATCACCGGTGTGTTCTCGGGCAGTTCAGGGCAGTTCATTACCACGACCCAGAACGACACCACGTATCCGGCGGAGAAGGGCTGGTATCTGCCGCTGGTGTACAACAACGTATTGACCGGCGAGCGGGTGATCAATCAGGCCAGCCTGGTGCTGGGTCGAATCGTATTTACAACGGCCAGTGTCGATACCACCGACCCGTGCTCCAGCTTCGGTACCGGCAAACTGGTCGAACTCGATGCGTTCAGCGGTAAGATGCTCAACTATGCGGTGCTCGACACCAACGCCGACGGCGTGGTCGACACCAATGACACGATTTCCAGCGGTGTGGTGTTCAGTGGCGGCATTCCTACGCTGAACGCCATCGTCAACGGCGCATCGCGCAAGATCGTGAACGATTCCAGTGGCGGGATCACCACCCTGGTGGAAAAATCCGGCGGCGGCAGCCGTCGTATCATGTGGCGACAAATACAGTAA
- the ileS gene encoding isoleucine--tRNA ligase, with protein MTDYKATLNLPDTAFPMKAGLPQREPQILQRWDSIGLYGKLREIGKDRPKFVLHDGPPYANGTIHIGHALNKILKDMIIRSKTLSGFDAPYVPGWDCHGLPIEHKVEVTHGKNLGADKTRELCRAYATEQIEGQKTEFIRLGVLGDFANPYKTMDFKNEAGEIRALAEIVKGGFVFKGLKPVNWCFDCGSALAEAEVEYENKKSSTIDVAFPIADEAKLAAAFGLPSLAKPAAIVIWTTTPWTIPANQALNVHPEFNYALVDIGDKLLVLAEELVESCLTRYGVEGTVLATAPGSALELINFRHPFYDRLSPVYLADYVELGAGTGVVHSAPAYGVDDFVTCKKYGMVNDDILNPVQSNGVYVPSLEFFGGQFIWKANPAIVDKLTEVGALMHTTVIEHSYMHCWRHKTPLIYRATAQWFIGMDKEPVSGDTLRQRSLKAIEDTKFVPAWGQARLHSMIANRPDWCISRQRNWGVPIPFFLNKESGELHPRTVELMEEVAKRVEVEGIEAWFKLDAAELLGDEAPQYDKISDTLDVWFDSGTTHWHVLRGSHPMGHETGPRADLYLEGSDQHRGWFHSSLLTGCAIDNHAPYRELLTHGFTVDESGRKMSKSLGNVIAPQKVNDTLGADIMRLWVASTDYSGEMAVSEQILQRSADAYRRIRNTARFLLSNLTGFNPATDLLPAEDMLALDRWAVDRTLLLQRELQEHYGEYRFWNVYSKIHNFCVQELGGFYLDIIKDRQYTTGADSKARRSCQTALFHISEALVRWIAPILAFTADELWQYLPGERNESVMLNTWYEGLTELPEGFELGREYWDRIMEVKVAVNKEMEIQRAAKAVGGNLQAEVTLYAEDALSADLAKLSNELRFVLITSTASVAPFVQAPAEAVATEVSGLKLKIVKSAFPKCARCWHCREDVGVNPEHPEICGRCVDNIDGAGEVRHYA; from the coding sequence ATGACCGACTATAAAGCCACGCTAAACCTTCCGGACACCGCCTTCCCAATGAAGGCCGGCCTGCCACAGCGCGAACCGCAGATCCTGCAGCGCTGGGACAGTATTGGCCTGTACGGAAAGTTGCGCGAGATTGGCAAGGATCGTCCGAAGTTCGTCCTGCACGACGGCCCTCCGTACGCCAACGGTACGATCCACATCGGTCACGCACTGAACAAGATTCTCAAGGACATGATCATCCGCTCGAAGACCCTGTCGGGCTTCGACGCGCCGTATGTTCCGGGTTGGGACTGCCACGGCCTGCCGATCGAGCACAAGGTTGAAGTGACCCACGGCAAGAACTTGGGCGCGGACAAGACCCGCGAACTGTGCCGTGCCTACGCGACCGAGCAGATCGAAGGGCAGAAGACCGAATTCATCCGTCTTGGCGTGCTGGGCGACTTCGCCAACCCGTACAAGACCATGGACTTCAAGAACGAGGCCGGTGAAATCCGCGCCCTCGCCGAAATCGTCAAGGGCGGTTTCGTCTTCAAGGGCCTGAAGCCTGTGAACTGGTGCTTCGACTGCGGTTCGGCCCTGGCCGAAGCGGAAGTCGAGTACGAGAACAAGAAGTCCTCGACCATCGACGTGGCTTTCCCGATCGCTGATGAAGCCAAACTGGCTGCCGCATTCGGTCTGCCTTCGCTGGCCAAACCTGCTGCCATCGTGATCTGGACCACCACCCCGTGGACCATCCCGGCCAACCAGGCGCTGAACGTTCACCCGGAATTCAACTACGCGCTGGTCGATATCGGCGACAAGCTGCTGGTTCTGGCCGAAGAGCTGGTCGAATCCTGCCTGACCCGTTACGGCGTTGAAGGCACCGTTCTGGCCACCGCGCCGGGTTCGGCGCTGGAACTGATCAATTTCCGTCACCCGTTCTATGACCGTCTGTCGCCGGTGTACCTGGCCGACTACGTTGAACTGGGCGCCGGCACCGGCGTGGTTCACTCCGCCCCGGCCTACGGTGTGGACGACTTCGTGACCTGCAAGAAATACGGCATGGTCAACGACGACATCCTCAACCCGGTTCAGAGCAACGGTGTTTACGTGCCGTCGCTGGAGTTCTTCGGCGGCCAGTTCATCTGGAAGGCCAACCCGGCCATCGTCGACAAACTGACCGAAGTCGGTGCGCTGATGCACACCACCGTCATCGAACACAGCTACATGCACTGCTGGCGTCACAAGACCCCGCTGATCTATCGCGCTACCGCGCAGTGGTTCATCGGCATGGACAAGGAGCCGGTATCCGGCGACACCTTGCGTCAGCGCTCGCTCAAAGCCATCGAAGACACCAAGTTCGTTCCGGCCTGGGGCCAGGCGCGCCTGCACTCGATGATCGCCAACCGTCCGGACTGGTGCATCTCCCGTCAGCGTAACTGGGGCGTGCCGATCCCGTTCTTCCTGAACAAGGAAAGCGGCGAACTGCACCCACGCACCGTCGAGCTGATGGAAGAAGTCGCCAAGCGCGTCGAAGTCGAGGGCATTGAAGCCTGGTTCAAACTCGACGCTGCCGAACTGCTGGGCGATGAAGCCCCGCAATACGACAAGATCAGCGACACCCTCGATGTCTGGTTCGACTCGGGCACCACGCACTGGCACGTCCTGCGCGGTTCGCACCCGATGGGCCACGAGACCGGCCCGCGTGCCGACCTGTACTTGGAAGGTTCCGACCAGCACCGTGGCTGGTTCCACTCGTCCCTGCTGACCGGTTGCGCCATCGACAACCACGCGCCGTACCGCGAACTGCTGACCCACGGCTTCACCGTGGACGAGTCCGGCCGCAAGATGTCCAAGTCCCTGGGCAACGTGATCGCGCCACAGAAAGTCAACGACACCCTGGGCGCCGACATCATGCGTCTGTGGGTCGCTTCGACCGACTACTCCGGCGAAATGGCCGTGTCCGAGCAGATCCTGCAGCGCAGCGCGGATGCCTATCGTCGTATCCGTAACACCGCGCGCTTCCTGCTTTCCAACCTGACCGGTTTCAACCCGGCCACCGACCTGCTGCCGGCTGAAGACATGCTGGCGCTGGATCGCTGGGCGGTGGACCGTACCCTGCTGCTGCAGCGCGAGCTGCAAGAGCACTACGGCGAATACCGTTTCTGGAACGTCTACTCGAAGATCCACAACTTCTGCGTGCAGGAGCTGGGTGGTTTCTACCTCGACATCATCAAGGACCGCCAGTACACCACCGGCGCCGACAGCAAGGCCCGCCGTTCGTGCCAGACCGCGCTGTTCCACATCTCCGAAGCGCTGGTGCGCTGGATCGCACCGATCCTGGCCTTCACCGCCGACGAGCTGTGGCAATACCTGCCGGGCGAGCGCAACGAATCGGTGATGCTCAACACCTGGTACGAAGGCCTGACCGAGTTGCCGGAAGGCTTCGAGCTGGGTCGCGAGTACTGGGATCGCATCATGGAAGTGAAGGTCGCGGTCAACAAAGAGATGGAAATCCAGCGCGCGGCCAAGGCCGTCGGTGGCAACCTGCAAGCCGAAGTGACGCTGTACGCCGAAGACGCCCTGAGCGCCGACCTGGCCAAGCTGAGCAACGAGCTGCGCTTTGTACTGATCACCTCGACTGCCAGCGTTGCGCCGTTCGTGCAGGCTCCGGCCGAAGCTGTGGCCACCGAAGTCAGCGGCCTGAAGCTGAAGATCGTCAAATCCGCCTTCCCGAAATGCGCCCGTTGCTGGCACTGCCGTGAAGATGTCGGCGTGAATCCGGAGCATCCGGAAATCTGCGGCCGTTGCGTGGACAACATCGATGGCGCCGGCGAGGTTCGTCACTATGCCTAA
- a CDS encoding pilus assembly PilX family protein — MSVSLHQRRAQRGMVLLVSLVFLLLLTVIGLSSMQSANLQEKMAGSVSLRNQSFQTAEAALRIGESAVQLSSYSLAVCANTTQCAPPAESTAVTAAGLNSTSGVTWIAAGNGFYGVQNIGTTLTAVNVPSNTSATLYRITAVGIVGSSRSVVESVYAKY, encoded by the coding sequence ATGAGTGTTTCTCTCCATCAACGAAGAGCCCAGCGTGGCATGGTGCTGCTGGTCAGCCTGGTATTTCTGTTGCTCCTGACGGTGATCGGCCTGTCATCGATGCAGAGCGCCAACCTGCAGGAAAAGATGGCCGGCAGCGTGAGCCTGCGCAATCAGTCGTTCCAGACTGCCGAGGCGGCGCTGCGTATTGGTGAAAGTGCGGTGCAACTGAGCAGCTACTCGCTGGCGGTGTGTGCCAATACCACCCAGTGCGCACCGCCGGCGGAGTCTACGGCCGTGACTGCTGCGGGGCTCAACTCGACATCCGGAGTTACATGGATCGCTGCCGGCAATGGTTTCTACGGGGTACAGAACATCGGCACCACGCTCACGGCGGTGAACGTTCCGAGCAACACCTCGGCGACGCTGTACCGGATCACGGCCGTCGGCATCGTCGGCAGTTCACGCAGTGTGGTGGAGAGTGTCTATGCGAAGTACTGA